In a single window of the Streptomyces sp. 846.5 genome:
- a CDS encoding TIGR00725 family protein, giving the protein MPHQVAVCGPRDCTEQDEANAYRVGQLLAEEGAVVFCGGGVGVMAAVARGVRSREGLVIGIRPDDDRAGASPELSAVVFTNLGEARNAVLVWSADAVIAIGGSWGTLSEIALAKRRGGIPVVCLDGWRLSDSEGNAIGGIDFASTAEDAVHRAMNG; this is encoded by the coding sequence GTGCCGCACCAGGTTGCCGTCTGCGGACCCCGAGACTGCACCGAGCAGGACGAAGCCAACGCCTACCGCGTCGGCCAACTCCTGGCTGAGGAAGGTGCAGTGGTGTTCTGTGGTGGTGGTGTCGGAGTCATGGCCGCGGTGGCCCGGGGAGTCCGTTCCCGCGAGGGTCTCGTCATCGGCATCCGGCCGGACGACGACCGCGCCGGCGCATCCCCCGAGCTGTCAGCCGTCGTCTTCACCAACCTCGGTGAGGCACGCAACGCAGTGCTCGTATGGTCGGCCGATGCGGTGATCGCCATCGGCGGGTCATGGGGAACGCTCAGCGAGATTGCGCTGGCCAAGCGCCGTGGCGGCATCCCGGTGGTGTGCCTGGACGGGTGGCGGTTGAGCGACAGCGAAGGCAATGCCATCGGCGGCATCGACTTCGCCTCCACGGCCGAGGACGCAGTTCACCGGGCGATGAACGGCTGA
- a CDS encoding Type 1 glutamine amidotransferase-like domain-containing protein — protein sequence MKLLLTSGGVSNRSIRDALVDMLGKPIAESTALCIPTAMYGMLPGTAVTTWQQIAGQTSTPLVELGWKSVGMLELTALPSIDEESWVPLVRETDALLVCGGDVLYLHHWIRESGLAELFPSLSETVYVGLSAGSMVMAPHVGEEFVGWKPAAGGDSALGMVGFSVFPHLDNDMCPQNTMADAEKWAARVPVPGYAIDDDTAVTVVDGTVEVVSEGHWKLFER from the coding sequence ATGAAGCTTCTCCTCACCTCCGGCGGCGTCAGCAACCGGAGCATCCGTGACGCCCTCGTCGACATGCTGGGCAAACCCATCGCCGAGTCCACCGCCCTGTGCATCCCCACCGCGATGTACGGCATGCTGCCCGGGACCGCGGTCACGACGTGGCAGCAGATCGCCGGGCAGACGTCCACGCCCCTGGTCGAGCTGGGATGGAAATCCGTGGGAATGCTGGAACTGACCGCGCTGCCCAGTATCGACGAGGAGAGCTGGGTCCCCTTGGTCCGGGAGACCGATGCCCTGCTGGTGTGCGGCGGCGACGTGCTGTATCTGCACCACTGGATACGTGAGTCCGGCCTGGCGGAGCTGTTCCCGTCGCTGAGCGAGACGGTCTATGTGGGACTGAGCGCCGGCAGCATGGTGATGGCCCCGCACGTCGGCGAGGAGTTCGTGGGCTGGAAGCCGGCCGCCGGCGGCGACAGCGCGCTGGGCATGGTCGGTTTCTCGGTCTTCCCGCATCTGGACAACGACATGTGCCCGCAGAACACCATGGCCGACGCCGAGAAGTGGGCCGCGCGGGTGCCGGTGCCGGGGTACGCGATCGACGACGACACGGCCGTCACGGTGGTGGACGGTACCGTCGAGGTCGTCTCCGAGGGGCACTGGAAGCTCTTCGAGCGCTAG